The genomic segment ACACGCCCACGCAGAGCCCGGTGCTTGCCACGGCCGACGTCCAGACCGTCGGCGTGGTCGTGCGCGAACCAGGCATGCGTCGGTGGGAGCAGGGTCAAAGCGTTGATGGCCACCAGGTAGCTCTGGGCCTGGCGCAcggcgtacgtgcgcatggTATCTGGCTGTGCACTCTGGGCCAGCACGCACATGCGGCGGGCGTGCTGGTACATGGACGCCGCCGCACTTTTGTAGTCGCCGCGGGAAATGTGGTACGCATAGAGAATGTGGAAGTACGATGGGTGTGCGAGGGGCGacgcatgccgagcgtggAAGCtcagcgtgcgctcgacgtgTGGCTGCCAATCAAGAAGgtcgaggcgcagcagtGTGTGCGTTTCGTGTGCGTGGCACAGGGTGGTAACGAGCGTGGTGATGCATGTCGTGCGCAGGTCATCGAACGGCATACTCAGGAccgtcgacgatgccgcctcGTACATGTGCAGGGCCAACTGTGCCTGGAATACCTGCGTCCATACCTGCCGTGCATCGGCCTCGGCGACGTCCGCAcccgcctcgagcgcatgcatcgcgtggCGGTAGCACATGTACGACGCGCTCACACTCGCTTCGACGAGTGAGGCGGCGTGTGTCCAAAAGGCAAAGTCGGTGATGTCTTGGAAGGGGAGTACAGGGCGGAGCTTGGGAGCGTGCGTGGGGAGAGCGGCATggacgcgcacgagcgcagcacacgcgtcgtcgaagcgtccgcgcagcgcatcggCTCGGGCGACGAGGTACACACACACCGGGTCCTCGTCGCCCTGGAGGCACACACGTACGGCGTCCGGCGCGTCCGGCAGAATAGCCGCGCAAAACgcatcgacacgcgcgccaggcggcacgccgcgcagcagtgCGCGGTGCACGAGGCCGAGCGTCGGCTCGTGatcgctcgtgctggccaGGGTGTACatggcacgcgccgagcgccacgcacgcagcgtcgcggcacgcacgctctGGAGGGCCGGGACGTGCGTCACGAGCGACAGCAGGACCAGGAGGGATCGCGTTCCCTGCCAttgcgcatgcacatgaGCCATGTGCGCACAGGCCGTgacggcatcgagccaTGCTGGCGCCAGCCAAGCATCGTCCGCATACAACGCCGCCAGAcgctcggcggcgtggacgagtccgtcgccgccgaTCCGCTCCGTCAGCGCTGCCACACGTtcgtgcatgcgcgacgGGATCGGGAGCGGCGCTCCCTGCAGCGCATACGCGTCCAccagccgcggcgcgcgcgcgcccaACGCATCGTACGCTTCGAtcgccagcgtcgcgacTGGTAAGAGCGACGCACCTCCATCGACCACCGGCGCATACGCCTCGCTGGGTACGTGGGTCAGCTGAtggagcacgagcgcgtactcggcgctcgccgccTCGCCTGCGAGACGGGCGCTCGGACGATCTCGGTGgggcgcagcggcagcgagaCGCGTAGCGAGACccgcgagccacgcaccCGCGCCCCTTGCGCACGCCACGCCCAGTGTGtggcgcgccacgacacacggcacgtcgtcgagcatgcaAAGGCGCAGGGGCCACCTGGCCGCACGGTCGATCtgctcgacgcgccgcatgaaGCGGAGCCATGCATCCGTCGAGGCAGCCCCGATCGTAGCGGCAATCGCCGCCATGATGCGTGGGAGCGACTCGCCGGCTACGTGTACGCCCTCGGCCTGCAAGGCGGCGGTGAGTGTCGTGGCGCTGAAGCGCGCAGGTTCACACAAGCGCTCGAGGAAGAGCGCCGTGACGGCGCTGCCCGTGTGCgtggccagcgccgcgtcgagtGCGGGGCCATGAAGCGGCGTGTATGGGTCGAAGGGCTGGACATGGATCCACGGATCTTCCGTTgggccgcgcacgacgtgctgctCTTCCGACGCGCGCAGgccatcgacgagcgtcgtcTGGAGGAggggcgcgccgcctgcatGCCACAGGAGCCAGacgcgccatgcgcgccgcgcgcgcaccACGGCCATGTCACGCAGCTCCATGTCTGGTGCGAGAGCCAAGCTCTCACACGGCCGGGTCCATACCAGGCCCATAtcgcccacgccgcctgACCAGCTGGTGCTCTCTtcgagctcgatgccgtACGCTGCGAGGCAGGCGCCATGTGTGGGGACGTACACAAGCGCATAGAACGAGTATGCACCGTCGTCCGGGTAAAAGAGCTGGATATGTGGCTGTGCCGAGCTGTCCCACACCGCCTCGGAGGGTCCCGGCAagtcgagcgtgcgcacgagTGTCTCTGTGGCCATGTTCCacacgcgcagcttgcgATCACGACATACGCAAAGCGCCAGTGGCGTATCTGCACCAGACACATGCGTCGCGATCGCCAGCGTCTGGACCGGTGAGACGGGCTCCGCTGCGCTGCGGCCGAACAGACGCGAGAACGAAAAGGCCGAGGGACGAAGCACACTTTCGCGCCATGCCAAGTCCTCCGACGCATACGCCAGCTGGACCAGAGCTCCATCCGCGCACGACACAAGCAGGAGGGCCTGATCCACGACGTGCACACTCGTAGCTTCCGTGTGTGTCTCGTGGGAGGCAAAGTGGGCCATGcggtgctcgtgcgccCACCGCGTCGGCAGCGGATGGCCATGCAGAAGACTCGTCAATGGCACACGCAGGCGGTACAGATAGCCCGTAGCCGTGACAGCCAACACGTACAGATCGCTCGAGGCACCGTCTTCGACCATGCCCACGTTGGGAAGGACCGGCGCCGGAAACACGAAacgcacaggcgccggTGCGCCGGCCTGGCCCAGGATGCGCACCTCAATCTCGCGCGTGCTATCAAGGAAGCGAGCGAgtgccacgacgcgcgggCCCAAGACCGACACACGGCATGTGGCCGCATGCGAGGCATGCGCTGCGaggtgcggcgcgtgggtggccggcaccggcgcctTCGCagccgatgcgcatgggACTGCATAGGATCGCGCCTTGGATGCACTGGTATTCAGCACATCGAGCGGCACGGACGCGATGCCGTGCGGCAGGAGCATCAaggccgtcgtcgtcgttgtCTGCAAGCCGCGATCGTCGTCCGCCTCAGGGCCACGTGATGTGGGAAGAGATACACACCTCCCTCAGGAAGAAACGCCTACCATGTGCTATGGGCCAGGGGCGGGTATGAACGCGGCGTGTCGCCTagcaagtcgtcgtcgtcgtcgtcgtcgtcgtcgtcgtcatcctcctcctcctcttgTTCCTGACGCCGTGCGAGGAATTGCCGCTGAAAGAGCCCGCGGCGCGCGGATGGGGCGTGAGGAGCGGCGGGCGGCTTCCCCGCCGGTGGCTTCGCGGCCGTCGGCGgcgaagacgacgaggctgGCTGGCGCGGGGCCGGATCCGAGGGCGGTCCACTGTCGCGGGACGCACGTGGGACGGCTTGGACAGGCATGCGCAACGGCGGCTGCAGCGAAGCCCGCGGCTTGGAGGCTGCCTCGGCTGGCCTGTCACTGCGTCGGGGTATGCTGGGCCGaggcacgagcgaggcgcgaggcgcgcgcgccgccttgtCCATCGCCGGCTTGGGAGGTGGgcgaagcgcacgccgtCGTGGACTCTTGCGATGAAAGCGGGCGGGAGAAGCCAGCGCACCGGGCCGCGGCCCTCGACGGACGGTGGTGGGCACATCAGCGCCCGTCAGGTCCTTGAGCATAGCCACGCCGTCGGCGAGCGTCTTTTCCACGTCCGTCGGTACAGGATCCGAGGCACAGACTTGCTGCAGAGCCGAtgccgctcgcgcagcgtATTGGACCAATGTCACCATGCGTGGCGAGAGTacatccagcagcaggtgctCCAACGCTTCCTTGGCTGTTGCAttggcatgcgcgcgtaCATCGGCGGCGTACTTTGCATGGTACGCGTCATACAGCGCGGCACTCGggccatgctgcgcaaCGAGAGGTGGCGCGTGATGCGGCACGGTCGGCACTCGCCATGGCCCAGCCTCCGGTGCCGCCTCGCACTTCTGCCACAGGCCCTGTAggatgcgctcctcggccTCCGGTGGGCCAGCGGATAAGCGCGCCTGTGTCGCCTGttgcgtcgcatgcgcgaggAACGACGCGGCATACGTCGACGAGCCTACATGTTCCTTGGCCTGCGCCGCACTCGTGGCGAGTCGTgcacgcgcctgctcgagctgcgtgtCTCGCTCCGCGTGTGACTCGgtcggcgcatgcgcgagctTGTCTTTGAGCTCGGCGACCTCTGCCCGCAGCGAAGCGATGGCCTGGACGTActgcgcgacatggcggTCAATATGCAGGAGGTTGCGCGATACTTTGGTCTGGATGTTCTTGGCTTGATTCGCATACTTGAGTGTGTTATGCGTCTCGTCATAGTGCGCACTCGACGGGCTCACACAGGCAATCATAACCGTCTTGCAGTTCCCGCCGAGCGAAAACTTGAGAAGACGCGTGAGTTTGCTGTTGCGGTACGGAATGTGCCGGCTGCGAGCACCGCGGGTGCCCGACTGGCAGAGGGCATTGATGCAGCTGCCCAGGGCCAGGAGCGAGCGGTTGATGTTGGCGCCTTCTTTCATGCGGATGCCCTGGTTGGATGTCGCAGAAGCACGCTCGGATCCAGCCAGGTCGATAATGTTGAGCGACGCGCTGTACATTTCCTCGACCGTGTCGGCTGTGCGCGGGCGCCGCATGACATTGACTTGGAGGACCGCATGACTTCGACTGCTCACCGCATTCGCCTCCGTCGGACTCTGTGTGCGCCGCTTATTGCCCTCTGTGATCATCTCCAGCACCTGTTCGGGCGACTCGGGTATGTGCTCcgtgatgccgacgacggACATCTTGCTGGCGGCATCCTCCCGCAGTGCCAAGCCACGCCCCGCGGGAGTCGGCGTCTCGGAAAGCAGATCACGAATGGTCTCATTGTAGATCTCCAAGTACGAGAGGCGCACATTCGTTTCGAAATCGCTGCTCTCCGCCTCGATCCGCTCATAGAGTCCCTGCATCGTCAAAAAGATGAGGCCCGGGTCGGTGGGCGTGCCACTGATGGTGTGTGTCTTACCGCACCCCGTCGCGCCGTACGCAAAGACACTCGCATTAAAGCCGCTCAGCACGCCTGAGAGCATCGGCTCGACCGTGTCGCGGTACacctcgcgctgctgcgtcgacGACGGAAATACACGATCAAAGGCGTACCGCACGTCACGCGGTCGCCGGCCATTTCCGTGGAACTGCATGTGCGAGAGCGACGAGCGCGTACGACTCGACTCGCCGCCACGCATCATATCTGGTTCGACCGGATCAAAGACCAGGACGCGGTCGTCCACCGGTGCGATAATGTTGCGGATATAATTGCTGCGCATCGCAGCAATGGCATTCGGGGCTTTGGACGGAGAGGCAGCGAGCCCCCCGTCTCCCTGAAATGCATGGGATGTGTCCGTCGGAGCAAGGAGCAACACCTCCTTCTCATTCAATGGACGCACCCGCACCACCACCTGGATGGACGAGTCGGCCATGGTCGCCAGAACAACACCGAAGCGGACGCTCTCAGTCTCTCCCGGCGCGTCAGATCACGTGACCCAACCTACAAgaggcacgccgcgcggcgtgcgagCTGCATACGAGCGGTACGCGTCACCAAAAAAGGCACGCAGTGTCGCTTCTTCGACGCGAATGCGCTGAGCAAAGAAGCGCGTCAGTAGGACCGTAAACAGGATCAAGGACACTGGATTTCCCAGCATGATCtgcgtgccgacggccCACCAAAAAAAGCCGGCATACGACGGATGCCGCGCTACCGCATAGACGCCCGTCGTCACCAGCACATGGTCCTCTCGCTTCGTCTGGGCCAGTGCATGACTAAAGTTGGTGGAAGCATGGATCATGGCAaacgagcgcagcagctggccACTCACTATGAGGACAGCACCGAACGCTTGGACGCACCACACATACTTCCAGGTGGGTGCCCAGGCCGATTCGAGCACGTACTCCAGTACGCCCATCGCATGCGCGGCCACGTACTCAAATCCATTTTGCAAGAGAAACGAGTCCGACTGCAGGTGCGTAGGATTCCAGTACGCCGTCACGACGAATTCGAGCACATGAAAGCACGACCATGCAAAGAGATACACTTGCAATGGCGCTAGTCTCTGTGGGGTATAAGTGAGCATGCCGCATACGAGCGCCCACAGGCCCGGCGCACACACCCCCGCGAGTGCGCCAAGCGCAAAGGCCGTGGCGGCAATTGTGCCGACGGGATGCGCTAGCGCCTTCGGAATCAGCGCAGGGTGCGCGGCAAAAAACCAGGGCATGGCTGGCCACGCCTCGCACGTCCTTGCCTTTATATGCGGTCCTCCACAAGGCGTCCACACGCCACGTGACACCCATCTTTGTTCGCTCGCACAAAGACTCTATGGACCTCTATGCAAGGACCCAGCCGAGGTGTTGGCCCGCGAAGAACGGCGACACTTGCAGCTTGGACG from the Malassezia restricta chromosome II, complete sequence genome contains:
- a CDS encoding protein-S-isoprenylcysteine O-methyltransferase → MPWFFAAHPALIPKALAHPVGTIAATAFALGALAGVCAPGLWALVCGMLTYTPQRLAPLQVYLFAWSCFHVLEFVVTAYWNPTHLQSDSFLLQNGFEYVAAHAMGVLEYVLESAWAPTWKYVWCVQAFGAVLIVSGQLLRSFAMIHASTNFSHALAQTKREDHVLVTTGVYAVARHPSYAGFFWWAVGTQIMLGNPVSLILFTVLLTRFFAQRIRVEEATLRAFFGDAYRSYAARTPRGVPLVGWVT
- a CDS encoding kinesin family member 18/19; this translates as MADSSIQVVVRVRPLNEKEVLLLAPTDTSHAFQGDGGLAASPSKAPNAIAAMRSNYIRNIIAPVDDRVLVFDPVEPDMMRGGESSRTRSSLSHMQFHGNGRRPRDVRYAFDRVFPSSTQQREVYRDTVEPMLSGVLSGFNASVFAYGATGCGKTHTISGTPTDPGLIFLTMQGLYERIEAESSDFETNVRLSYLEIYNETIRDLLSETPTPAGRGLALREDAASKMSVVGITEHIPESPEQVLEMITEGNKRRTQSPTEANAVSSRSHAVLQVNVMRRPRTADTVEEMYSASLNIIDLAGSERASATSNQGIRMKEGANINRSLLALGSCINALCQSGTRGARSRHIPYRNSKLTRLLKFSLGGNCKTVMIACVSPSSAHYDETHNTLKYANQAKNIQTKVSRNLLHIDRHVAQYVQAIASLRAEVAELKDKLAHAPTESHAERDTQLEQARARLATSAAQAKEHVGSSTYAASFLAHATQQATQARLSAGPPEAEERILQGLWQKCEAAPEAGPWRVPTVPHHAPPLVAQHGPSAALYDAYHAKYAADVRAHANATAKEALEHLLLDVLSPRMVTLVQYAARAASALQQVCASDPVPTDVEKTLADGVAMLKDLTGADVPTTVRRGPRPGALASPARFHRKSPRRRALRPPPKPAMDKAARAPRASLVPRPSIPRRSDRPAEAASKPRASLQPPLRMPVQAVPRASRDSGPPSDPAPRQPASSSSPPTAAKPPAGKPPAAPHAPSARRGLFQRQFLARRQEQEEEEDDDDDDDDDDDDLLGDTPRSYPPLAHSTW
- a CDS encoding nuclear pore complex protein Nup160, which codes for MLLPHGIASVPLDVLNTSASKARSYAVPCASAAKAPVPATHAPHLAAHASHAATCRVSVLGPRVVALARFLDSTREIEVRILGQAGAPAPVRFVFPAPVLPNVGMVEDGASSDLYVLAVTATGYLYRLRVPLTSLLHGHPLPTRWAHEHRMAHFASHETHTEATSVHVVDQALLLVSCADGALVQLAYASEDLAWRESVLRPSAFSFSRLFGRSAAEPVSPVQTLAIATHVSGADTPLALCVCRDRKLRVWNMATETLVRTLDLPGPSEAVWDSSAQPHIQLFYPDDGAYSFYALVYVPTHGACLAAYGIELEESTSWSGGVGDMGLVWTRPCESLALAPDMELRDMAVVRARRAWRVWLLWHAGGAPLLQTTLVDGLRASEEQHVVRGPTEDPWIHVQPFDPYTPLHGPALDAALATHTGSAVTALFLERLCEPARFSATTLTAALQAEGVHVAGESLPRIMAAIAATIGAASTDAWLRFMRRVEQIDRAARWPLRLCMLDDVPCVVARHTLGVACARGAGAWLAGLATRLAAAAPHRDRPSARLAGEAASAEYALVLHQLTHVPSEAYAPVVDGGASLLPVATLAIEAYDALGARAPRLVDAYALQGAPLPIPSRMHERVAALTERIGGDGLVHAAERLAALYADDAWLAPAWLDAVTACAHMAHVHAQWQGTRSLLVLLSLVTHVPALQSVRAATLRAWRSARAMYTLASTSDHEPTLGLVHRALLRGVPPGARVDAFCAAILPDAPDAVRVCLQGDEDPVCVYLVARADALRGRFDDACAALVRVHAALPTHAPKLRPVLPFQDITDFAFWTHAASLVEASVSASYMCYRHAMHALEAGADVAEADARQVWTQVFQAQLALHMYEAASSTVLSMPFDDLRTTCITTLVTTLCHAHETHTLLRLDLLDWQPHVERTLSFHARHASPLAHPSYFHILYAYHISRGDYKSAAASMYQHARRMCVLAQSAQPDTMRTYAVRQAQSYLVAINALTLLPPTHAWFAHDHADGLDVGRGKHRALRGRVTQYVPTAQGASPPLAIVQLADVRREYDELMTRLELLHTYPELAHAATPWRAEDALSLFIANDDFDAAWSCAQHLDLPLNGFFEALTHTAVTLERTFHQRKAQYEHLDPALQALYMADEEEADANATFLRHSACTASWPGHAHERAWKYLRLHLEAAKHDDAAAYRRTIAETLVASHAWDLAPDWLSAWFQQHAPDVLVRVWMRHGMLEQALVYCTQLVDASMSALRTGHAQPPSCLPYTLMDSLLAAATTQGVDAHALRTSLEARMKALHK